Proteins encoded together in one Telopea speciosissima isolate NSW1024214 ecotype Mountain lineage chromosome 4, Tspe_v1, whole genome shotgun sequence window:
- the LOC122658648 gene encoding thymocyte nuclear protein 1, with product MDGGKNYWLLKTEVGEWSWEDQAANGGISMWDGVKNKQAQKNMKSMRVGDLCFFYHSGPKARRIVGVVSVIREWYTYSCQGEGSKKGGKNEEAGAVDVRAVGEMRRPVDLTEMKADDGLKKGFALFKQPRLSVVPVPNHVWDRLCEIGGGYEPAAVATADDGPDDD from the coding sequence ATGGATGGTGGAAAGAACTACTGGCTGCTGAAGACGGAGGTGGGTGAGTGGTCGTGGGAGGACCAAGCGGCCAACGGGGGGATATCAATGTGGGACGGAGTGAAGAACAAGCAAGCTCAGAAGAACATGAAGTCCATGAGAGTTGGTGATCTCTGCTTCTTCTACCACTCCGGTCCCAAAGCACGTCGCATCGTCGGGGTTGTCTCCGTCATCAGGGAGTGGTATACGTATAGTTGCCAAGGCGAAGGCAGCAAGAAGGGCGGCAAGAACGAAGAAGCTGGAGCTGTTGACGTTCGAGCTGTGGGGGAGATGAGGCGACCCGTGGATTTGACGGAGATGAAAGCAGACGATgggttgaagaagggtttcgcTTTGTTCAAGCAACCTCGCTTGTCGGTCGTTCCTGTCCCCAATCATGTTTGGGATCGCCTTTGTGAGATTGGTGGAGGCTATGAACCTGCAGCAGTTGCAACTGCAGATGATGGTCCTGATGATGACTGA